DNA sequence from the Malus domestica chromosome 11, GDT2T_hap1 genome:
GTACTAATCCTGGTCATAAGATTCATAATTAATATGCAGGTGAGATACTAAGACGTACTAATTATGCTTTCACTATTTGATTAAAGATGCTTTATCTTCACTAAGATGCGATCTGATCTGATGTATGATCTCCCTCCTGCATTCCATTCTTCACTAGAGGAACCATTTTTAAGGTCTCAGATAAAGAACAGTCAAACCGCTCAGCTTAGCATCTTGCTTTAAGATAAGATCCTTAAGCCGGGAGAAAATATTCAGTAAGGCAACCTAATCGGTCAGTTGATTCGGCCACTCTCACAAAAGGCCGGTGTACATTGGAAGTATAACCTATGTGGGATTCGATGTGGGCCTCGGCCTCCTTTGAGAGTGTGTGACTCAAGTGGTGCTGATCAAATTGCCCTGCCTAAGTTTTTtggaagttttaacaaaatactctcggtactgtttacttttaacgaaaaatcatatttttgcttttaactggcactattcactatacctttaaaaatgattttttgttaaaagagaagtttttttgaacttttcgttagtttttctcGCAAACCGGATTCTAGAAAGTaaaatcaatctctctctctctctcatccatGCTCTTGTTCATCATTTAGATGCCTTATGCAATAATTCACCACTACCTTATCACATAACAGAATATGAAATCCAGAGTGGGGCAAGAACATCAAATCCATAGGGTTTGAGATGCTTCAACTTCATAAttagaaattccaagaaaaaacTTGGATCCTGTTCCCCAAATACTGCTTGGCTAACTCAAAGTTCTGAATAACATATTTACATTAAACCATGAAAATAGAGCTCAGATCAAGCTAAACCAATGAACTAAAAGACCATATGACGGCATGTGAAGCTGCAGAGGATTGAGGACAGGAGAGCTGCCGCTGCTAGATCATCCGTGCGGGTAGTGCTGCGAGGATTGCATCTGGAAACCCAAATTCTGCGGTCCATAGTACGAATTATTAGCAGCACCTTTGTGCATATCCTGCCCCTGCATTTTTAGTCCATATGAACTAATCCCATAAGGATGGGAAGACATGAACATATTTCCATGCCCTTGATTGAAACCCATGTTTACTCCACCGCCTTGCGGCTGATGCCACTGAAATGGAACCCTTGCGGTGACAGCAGAATTCGGATGCTGAGGCAGCTCTGGAGAGATAGGACTTTTGTTGTCTGGAGACGGAGTTCTCATGTCGTTGAGATTGACAGTTGTTATGTCATGGATGCTGGCTCTTCGCTTATCCTTGCCCCCGGAAAGCTGCCTGATGAAGTACTTCTGTGCGTGACTAGCCACCTGAGTTGGTGTTCGTGTCACCACAAAATTCCGCGAGATGTTCCTCCAGTCCCCCTTGCCATACTTCTTCAGCCCCATTAGGAACAGCCTGTGCAGAATCATCAAAATATCATGTCAAAACAATGTCTGAAAAATTCTTAACCAATATAATTTTCATCAGAATTTCGACATCTTAGCTAACCTTGATACGCAATACCGAATTTATACCAAAATTTCGCACTTTTTGTTGATCATATACTCGAAAAAAGTTAAAACTTCAATTCAATTTACTTCAACAGATCAAAATGTTATTACATTCTCAATTGTACATTGGAAAACTTACTTGTGTTCTTCCTCAGTCCACGGAACCCCTTTCTTTCTTTCGTGATCCGAAGGGCGATTCGACGAAGATCTCTTGCCGCCAAACCCGTAAGCCTGCTGTTTGAACCCATCATAGCCGCCATGTCTGTTCACCCACTCCAATGTGAATGGAGAGGTGCTGTATCCCGGAATTGGAACTAGCCCTGCTTCTATCTGGCCAACATCAGCTTCCAATTCCTCGTACTGCTTCTTCACGTCCCTCACCGTCTTCCCCGGTATCATAGCCGCCACCTGGTGCCACCGGTCCGGCGTGTCCCTGTCGTACACCGCCAGGGCGTTTTCGAACATTTTGTTCTCCGCCGAAGTCCATCTCGCGCTCCTGCTCTCTTCGACAAGCCAATTCGAAGTCGAAGAGTAGGACGAAGGGGACAGAATCTCCATCTCAAACTTCATATGATCGAATTAAAGAGCTCCAATTCACACTAACATAACGAAAAACTTGAAGAATTTGGAGAAACAGAGCAAGAGAAGGAGAACCCTTAAGAGGAAATGCAGAGCGAGAGGGGTGGAGATTTCAGAGTGGTGAAATGTGTTAAATCAAGGGGCATTCTGAAAGGAATCAGAATACCTTTTCTCTGAGGAATCCAGAAAAGAACCCA
Encoded proteins:
- the LOC103412833 gene encoding transcription factor DIVARICATA-like, whose protein sequence is MKFEMEILSPSSYSSTSNWLVEESRSARWTSAENKMFENALAVYDRDTPDRWHQVAAMIPGKTVRDVKKQYEELEADVGQIEAGLVPIPGYSTSPFTLEWVNRHGGYDGFKQQAYGFGGKRSSSNRPSDHERKKGVPWTEEEHKLFLMGLKKYGKGDWRNISRNFVVTRTPTQVASHAQKYFIRQLSGGKDKRRASIHDITTVNLNDMRTPSPDNKSPISPELPQHPNSAVTARVPFQWHQPQGGGVNMGFNQGHGNMFMSSHPYGISSYGLKMQGQDMHKGAANNSYYGPQNLGFQMQSSQHYPHG